Genomic segment of Schistocerca nitens isolate TAMUIC-IGC-003100 chromosome 9, iqSchNite1.1, whole genome shotgun sequence:
TCAGACACGCTGCGGTGCACCTGTTAACCGTACAGCTGGGGAATGATATCTGTAGGACACCAGAAACATGTGCTGTCTTCTGACAACGCGCCACTATTGTTAGCGTGTAACGACACGTGTAACGTACTTTATTAAAACCCTACAAAAATATTTGGGTTTGACATCTATTCCCTCATGTGTATTCCATAGTCTGTTCGGTGACGGGACCTGACTGTTTAATAATCTTCTTGTAAGGGATTTCCAGAAAAACTAAATTTTCTGAAGACGTATCTTTCGTCCCCAAAATCTTAATAAAGCCACTGTTTACGAAGACTGGTCTCTACTGGTCCGTTTGCTCGCCGTTTTTCACGAGCACGTGCCACAGCATACCGCCTGGAGATTCCGTCGTCTTCTGTACGACAGTTTTAATACAAAAACACAGATGGTTCCGATAGTAAGCTACGTATGTCACAACACTGGTCatcggcatctttttctgttaccTTGAAATGTTTAACATAGCTATTCGCGAAATGTTGTACCGATTttgtgtaattacactcctggaaattgaaataagaacaccgtgaattcattgcccagaaaggggaaactttattgacacattcctgtggtcagatacatcacatgatcacactgatagaaccacaggcacatagacacaggcaacagagcatgcacaatgtcggcactagtacagtgtatatccacctttcgcagcaatgcaggctgctattctcccatggagacgatcgtagagatgctggctgtagtcctgtggaacggcttgccatgccatttccaccttgcgcctcagttggaccagcgttcgtgctggacgtgcagaccgcgtgagacgacgcttcatccagtcccaaacatgctcaatgggggacagatccggagatcttgctggccagggtagttgacgtacaccttctagagcacgttgggtggcacgggatacatgcggacgtgcattgtcctgttggaacagcaagttcccttgccggtctgggaatggtagaacgatgggttcgatgacggtttggatgtaccgtgcactattcagtgtcccctcgacgatcaccagtggtgtacggccagtgtaggagatcgctccccacaccatgatgccgggtgttgcctcggtcgtatgcagtcctgattgtggcgctcacctgcacggcgccaaacacgcatacgacgatcattggcaccaaggcagaagcgactctcatcgctgaagacgacacgtctccattcgtccctccattcacgcctgtcgcgacaccactggaggcgggctgcacgatgttggggcgtgagcggaagacggcctaacggtgtgcaggaccgtagcccagcttcatggagacggttgcgaatggtcctcgccgataccccaggagcaacagtgtccctaatttgctgggaagtggcggtgcggtcccccacggcactgcgtaggatcctacggtcttggcttgcatccgtgcgtcgttgcggtccggtcccaggtcgacgggcacgtacaccttccgccgaccactggcgacaacatcgatgtactgtggagacctcacgccccacgtgttgagcaattcggcggtacgtccacccggcctcccgcatgcccactatacgccctcgctcaaagtccgtcaactgcacatacggttcacgtccacgctgtcgcggcttgctaccagtgttaaagactgcgatggagctccgtatgccacggcaaactggctgacactgacggcggcggtgcacaaatgctgcgcagctagcgccattcgacggccaacaccgcggttcctggtgtgtccgctgtgccgtgcgtgtgatcattgcttgtacagccctctcgcagtgtccggagcaagtatggtgggtctgacacaccggtgtcaatgtgttcttttttccatttccaggagtgtattagtagctGCCAAATTAACCTTCGTTAGTGTCTTGTCAGGAAAGCAATAACGTGGCGGGAAACGAATTTAGCCTCAGGTCCTTGACCAGCGTCTAAATGCTGCTGTCACCAAATCGCTTTAAAACATTCTTTATCCACACCAATGTAGTGACGCTAaggtggaaactttctattgtaaAGCGATATTATCTTATAACAGAAGTAACAACGCCTACATCAAAGCACAAGAATAGCAGATATTTTCTACGACGACAAAATAGGCTTTACGAATCAAAAGTCAATTGTTATAAAACACGAGAAGTAGTAAGTGCAGAGTATGGAAATGAGTCTTGGAAACAGTAAATATAGGAATAACATTAGATGCCCTCTGTAGAAGTAAGACATTTAAGGAGTTGTAAAAGACTTCTAAAATAacgtgaaattggaaatgaattcaCTGCCAAAATCTAAATTTCTTTGACATCAGTGATTAAAACATGAATTTCCTAGATGAAAGGAAAAATTTACGTCATCGCATGCGGCGCCGTTAAGGGCCAAAGGCAATTTAAGtgcacaatatacactgaagaagcaaagaaactTGTTcgcctgccaaatatcgtgtaggggcccccgcgagcacgcagaagtgccgcaacacgacgtataacggactcgactaacgtctgaagtagtgctgaagggaatcgacaccatgaatcctgcagggctatccacaaatccgtaagagtacgacggggtggagagctcttctgaacagcacgtcgcaaggcatcgcCAATGTGCTAAATAATGTGCACGTCTGGGAAGCTTGGTGGACTGCGGAAGTGTttgaattcagaagagtgttcctcgaaccagtcggtagcaattctggacgtgtggggtgtcgttttgtactgctgacattgcacaaatccgtcgaaatgcacagtgcacatgaatggatgctgatgatcagacaggatgcttacgtacgtgtcacctgtcacagtatcaggggtcccttattaTTCCAACTGTACACGGCCAACACCATTACAAAATTCATGAGGTTAGCTCCATGTGCTTTGTGTGTAGTCATCAAGGTCCAAGAGCGGGCCTTGTGGAACCAACAAACTTTTGGTATAGGTATATGAAAGAGAAAATGGAAATTATTTCAGACCCTTTTACAAAATTACCACATCCTTTTTTGAACCTCTATTTTAAAATGAAACGCAAGAATGTTGTTACTCTAATCCTTGGTCTTCATTCATCGCAGAAACAAAATTTCAGTTCATATTTAAAGTTTCACCTAGGGATTTATAACTCTGATATTTCTGCTAACGTCTTAGAATTTGCATATCTGTATGAAGTACATTGGGCTCGTACTTTTAGCTTTACCAAAAATTCGGTGTTGATACTTGTCGGTTTCTTCCACCTACGACAGAAATCAGTAAGAAATATTTCGTTAGAAATCGAATAATTACACACTCTCACAGGCATGAATGTGTACATTATGTCTGGAGAATAGTAAAACTAGGATTAGCATAGACGAGGACATGTAAGTatttaacaatgaatgaaatgagcaacaaacctagcaactaataaatacaaaATGTATGCAGAGTTTTTATGAGACTTAGTGAGAGTTATTTGGTGACTGTCGCGCTGTGCTTGCTATCTTTGTTGTTGAACAGTTGCTTAAGGTTTCTTGTAACATTTCACTAAAACAACTGGCGGAAACTGTGGCAGATTCATCTTCTAATTCTGTTCGTGCAATCTGAATGACTTAACCAAGTTATGGTGTGTATTATAACTTGTTCTACAACGTATAAATAACTTTTTAAAGTAGAATGAAAGAACGGAGCCACAAATGACGATAACGATGATTACTCCATGGTAAAAATCTAGTATTGATGACCAATTTGGTTCTAGACCTGAATAAACTTAGTCCCAATGAGGATGTGACTGTGGGAACGTATAACGAGATGAATTTGTCTTGTTGCAGATGATACTGTTTGCTGCATGCTGACTCAAAGCTATAGAAGCTGAATTacctattttaaaacatagttcccATCTTTGACATCCTGAAGGCTTTACTGTCAGGTCGAAAATGAAACgttaaaataaaacattattttatccATGATGATTTTTCTTGGATATAACGGCCGTTCATTCAGTTAGCTGTAGAAATACTGAAAGCGTTCCCTAAATTCATTTACTATGACATGTGGCTACAGTTACAAATGTTATTCCGCTAGAAATGTTACCTTGGGAGAGCTGCGTAATACAATGTTTGTTTCTGCCACACATAATTAAACTGAGAAAAACTTAGCACAGATGTATATGATATTTAGGTTTGTGCAACAGTAAAACAATCAACGAACACCTGAAGTTTCAAATTACGGGTATATAAGTGGAAAATTGGTGAAATACACAAATGCTTGTCTCCTTCCCATTCTGATACTACCATCCGTTTATCGATAGTTGTTAATGCCGGAAAAGCTTTTAATGGACTACAGTATTTGTTTTTAAAACAGAAGAACAATCCATGATTGTCGTGACTACTGCTTGAATGCCATCAgttacagaatattttcgcaaggCCACCAGAAGGTTAACTTCATATCATCCTCTGCAGCTATGTCACACTTCGATATCCAGTTAAATCAACATTGGTTGCTAATGTAACTAATAAAAGCAATATTTTGCTTCTTTCGTTTTACTAATTGCCATTAGTAATTCCAGCAAGTGACATGGGCGTTCATCAATTAATCCTCCTTAAGATTATTGTGACCGGGGAATTATTGTTTTATCTGTGACTGTCTTGAAAGAATGATAGTTTGCATATACATTGGACACAGGTGGAAAACAGGGCTCTTACATATGTGGCCTGGAACAGTGTGACGCAAGCGATCAGGACACTGAAGACAACCTGCGTCATGGCTATTGGATCCATCGCCTTCCCGACGAACTTGAGGTACCTGCAAACAGAATTCCTATATTCATAACATATAGTTATACTCGTTCACTGAATCGAATACATGGTTGCATAGAAATAGGGAAAATAGCTCCGATGGAAGAAGTACCACAATAATTTCATTAGGATAAATAATACTGTCGGACAGAAATCGTAAATTACAACATTAAACATCAACGTGGTCTGAATGATATAAACGGAAAGATAGAACATTAGAAAATAACATACTGAGATGCTAATGAAAGACATGCATTACCAGTATAATACGAACATATAAAAATGGCCGgacaaaacaataaaattcaaCTGTTATAAAGCTTTACTCAGAGGATAAAATGCAGTCTGTATGTAATGTGGGTAAATATGGGAATTAAACTCACACGCAAGTAAGACACGGTCTTTCAGCATCCTAACAAATGTGAACTGTTGAAATCTAATTCAAATTGTGTAGTGAAAGGCTGCTCAAGatatgttaaacattaatcttccttttttttccctttcattaatTCCACGATACGACATTTAGAGGCTCTGACCGAAGCAAGTGGTTGCTTTACACCGTTCCGAATTTTCACAGGCACGGATCATATACATTACACGAAAGGTAATCTCTAATAAGCTGTAATACATATTATCGTTAGTATAAAGATCACTTAAGTCAGATTTTTCTCTCTTGCTGCTACAATAATGATAAAAGTTTCTCAGATGAAGATCTTTCCTGTGTTACATTTCCCTGCATTCATCACAGTATTCATGAAAGAGCTGTGCATCATCTAATCTTTAATGCAGCACTCATATTAAGCACATTTCGAATTTCACGCACCACTGTATTTCATACGGAagttaaatgatttttaaatatggCGGAAGCTTATTCTGTCGCCATTCGCAATGGCACTCTGTTCTCGTCAGTTAATGCAGCATCAATAGAGCCGGATCGGCGCATCTTTTTCTGGACTATAGACCTGTTACTCGTTTCTTTGGTTTAGCTAGTGCGCACCATTTTAAATTTAGACGCACTTGAATATCATAAAGAGTCACCAAATCCAATTTCTTGAGACTCTTGCGCGGCAAATAATCTTGGGCGACTGAAAAAGAGCACATCTCATTTATGTTTCCAAAAAAGGAGAAGAACCGGTGCACAGAATTACAGTTTGATATCCACAACGTTCGTCTGTCTCTAAATCGTAGAGTATGTATTAAGCTCGAATATTAAGAGTATGATGTTCCGTTCAAAGAATCATCACGGGTTCAGAAAACGTGTTGCATCTGCAATACATCATACTTCACTAACATAGTGTAGTATCTTGCAAACATTAGATGCAGGTGCACAGCCAGGTCCTGGGTCCATGAGTTCCAAAAGTTGCTCGATACTACACCACAATGTACGCTAACAACCAGGACACAAACATATCGAATGTTATCACGCATGTTTTAGTGGCTCGACTTTCACTGACGGACCGAGAGGATTACACTAAACGGTAAATTTGCAACAGGAACGAAAGAAAGCTTGGCTGTggtccaagaaagtgttatagaacCACTAATGTTTTGCATGCACGTaaacaattttccaaatttttttttcatgaTTTGGTATTGCTGCTCTTGTAGTGCTCGTGTTTGCAGATAAAATTACTAGATATAATGTTCACCTGTTGTAGGACGCAGAATAGAGAAAAAGTTCGGATACGGTTCATCTGCAGACAAATTCAGCAAGACAAGCATATATGCTTTTACATCCCACACTTGATAGTCAGTGTACGTAGGGCAATAATGCAGGAACTTTAAAACGAGATACTCAGGAAACCTCAGAGCTGAGAAgtaacagctcccatagcacattttctgaccaccaaaCAGCTCACAAACATCACCCAACTAAAATATCAGGGGCAATCAAAATGTTTCCAATCGAAGGCCGTAAGTCGAGAATCAGTAGGCCACACAGGAAAAATCGCCGTGAGCGTTTAGGCAATCATGCCATCGACGCCACAGGTTGAAGACAGCCATTTAGTAAAACAATGTgtgctgctgcatgaagaagtccgtaattgcctgctgTATGTCTTCGTGCGACATGAATCGTCGACACTTCAAGCTCTTTTCTAAGCTGCTGAcaagtagggtccatggattcatgaggtggtctccatacccgtacatgttcatcctctcgatataatttgaaacaagacttgtttgaccaggcaacatgcttccggtCATCaattgtccaatgtcggtgttgacaggctcatgcgaggcgtaaagctttgtgtcccgcagtcatcaagggtacacgagtgtggcttcggctccgaaaccccatatcgatgatgtttcgttgaatggttcgcatgctgacacttgttgatggcccagcactgaaatctgcagcagtttgcggaggggttgcacttctgtcacgttgaatgattctcttttgTCGTCCTTGCtgtcgttgttgcaggatctttttccggtcataGCGATGCCGAAGGTTTTGATGTatgctattcacggtacactcctgaaatgctcgtacgggaaaatccacatttCATCGTTACCTCAGAGAAGTTGTGTCACATCCCTCGCAcgcagactgtaacaccacgttcaaactcacttaattcttgaatgagattttcactctgcagcgaagtgtgcgctgatatgaaacttcctggcagataccctttctttcaggagtgctagttccgcaagtttcgcaggagagcttctgtaaagtttagaaggtaggagacgaggtactggccgatgtaaagctgtgaggacggggcgtgagtcatgcttgggtagctcagttggtagagcacttccccgcgaatggcaacggtcccgagttcgagtctcggtccggcacacagttttaatctgccagaaagttccacttaattcttgataacctactattgtagcagcaataaccgatctaacaactgcgacagacgcttgttgtcttacataggcgtttccgaccgcagcgccatattctgcctgtttgcatatgtctgtatttgaatacgcatggctacacCAGTTTttctggcgcttcggtgtataatgCACTTCGTCAAGTAAAGCAGCAACATAGATGACGCCATGCCGTATAACATGACACgtgccatcatgtcatccaacatggcatgCAATGTCGTGAAATATGACAAAAAAAAGTCTAGGAAACTTATATGTCCACTCTGGACTCTTATTATAGATTCTCTTATTATAGATTCACCCCGACTGTCGGATTCTTCCTATTATAGAGGGATTCCACTCTCTAGAAGCACGTACATGGAACTGGGGACGGGCCGAAGAGAGATCACTGCGCTCGAGATGTAGGGTTAACTCATAAAAAAGCACTAATATGgctagatgttttgatttaaacgtcTTTGAAGCTGCTAGATAAATCAGGAAGTTAGTTCCATCCTTTTTTCACCCGGAACCTATTCGCCTTTTTTTTtcctacgataggagcatttttccttctgtttcccaacttttactctgccATAATATTGACATTAGCTTcgcaaccgatgtagatttttgttggttCGGGCAACGACTGATCGGGTATAGGTTTTTCTGTTACTGTCTCTCGAGCCATATTGCTTTTATCATGGCAAAGGATCAAGCTTCCATCTAAAAACAGGACGACCAtcaattacatgtatttgtctacagTGTTAAAAAAATTAAACCGATACGCACCAGTTTGATACATAGAAGTGGCGCACATAAAAGATACTCATTGAAAACgtgttttttgcacataaaatttgAATGAAGGTAGatttttgaaagagagttttcaattttatcgtaagaatgcatgttttatttatttaatttaatctaAACCGTTCCACGTGTCCAGTTCACGTGAAATAGAGTTTTACACGTTACATTTAGCTTTAATTTAAACCATCGTTAATtcgacaaatgattacattttattggaaatttgtggtaaggattagGGGGCCTaaatgcagaggtcatcggtccctaggcttacgcactacttaaactaacgtagacTAActtatggtgaggacaacacacacacccatgtccaagggaggactcgaaacttcgaCGGGGTAAGCCgagtgaaccgtgacaagacgccctagactgcacagctaccccgcgtggcaacGGATAAAAATTATTGCATGAAGGGAATTGCGTTTCGACTTGATCCATatatctaccttcgtgcaaagtttgagTCGATTCGTTCAAGGTGAAGTTTAGAATGGCGCACATCAGCACCTCCCTGAGAAACGTATATTTTGTACGTAGGATCAAAACGAAACAAGATGTTTTCAGACGGTTAAAATTTGCCTTAAATCAAGGACCGATACACCGGTGGATCAAGTCTGAATCATCAGTCTcggcggccgagcggctctaggcgcttcagtctggaaccgcgcgaccgctacggtggcaggatcgaatcctgcctcgggcctggatgtgtgttacgtccttaggttagttaggtttaagtacttctgtgttttaggggactgataacctcagatgttaagtcccatagtgctcagagccattttttgaaccatcagtctcgctcCATTCCGGAATTATTTGAGAATGACATTTTTGCACACAAAATCTGAACGGTGGACATACAAACAGTGTTCTGGACTGAGAATTATTTTCACCACAGTTAAAATCTTTCCAAAAGCAAAATCGATTCGCACCATTTTCCTGGATGCCAGTTCCGGTTCGTCGTTCATTCTTTGCTTAATATGCTTTAACATAGGTACGTATTTTCAAATGactatacaaatggccgctggtccgggctaaaccaaaaacatttcaccccatgttcctagctcaaaaaGGAACCGAGCACCAAACCACCACCAGCATCAAAGCGACATTCTAATGCGCTTATCTGTTTGAGTCAGAAACCTCCATAATTGACTGTCGTGGATTAAATGATTTCATTTCTGCTCTCAAACTCTGTCTGACAATAAACTCGACCATGACAGGACGTATTCTAGCCTCACACGTTTAGAGCAACTGTTTTACAAACGTAATCGTAATTGAGAAATCTGTTCTAAATGCGGACAATCTCGAGTCGACTACGTCACCCTACTCCCTATGATAGAATAGTAAACCGATACTACGACTCATCACTGCCGTCAATTTCATTAACATATCACCCAAATGGGGAAAAGAAAAGTCAGTTACAGATATGGGTACGGCAATGAAATTCTGCAGGCGACGTAAACAGCAGAGCACCAGAGACATACCTGTCGTGTACAGGTAGTACCCATGTTTGTAATCCGACGTACCTTACAAGTTGTTGATGGATTTGGATGCAGGTGCATAGTTCTTCATACATTCTCTCGTGGTTCTTACGTTCTGTAAACTCAGAGCAGAAAGAACCAGTTGATTTGACAGCATCGCGTCCTCCAATTCGTAGGTCTCTAATCCGATGGAACAGAAGCCTTAGCTGAGTGGCTGCGTTGATCATGAGACACGCGAAGAAGACGTCTACTCCAAAACCAATGTTGAAGAAAAGTACTGATGGGACGCTCTGCATGACGTACAGTAGTGCGTACGTGGAGGAGCTTACTTCGTTCACCATCGGGAGCTGCACGAAAGGCAGTCTGCGTTCGTTGCTGTAAGCTATGAGGGGCATGGGTACCCAGACGATGGACAGTGTCGCTATGTAAGCTGGCACGAAGAGGGTCAGACGGGCCACTAGTCTCTGCGAAATCGTAAGGATAGATTTGAGAGCAGGATCAAGCTCGCAGTACGAGCGCTGCCTGGCAGTAACCTCATCAGTCATCAAGACCAGCCGACGATACATACTTCGATATTTGAGAAAGAAGACCAGCTTAGTAACGCCACCGCAGACTATGAACAGGTTGGCCAGCATCAGAGTCAGCTCCTCGATATTATCTCTGGAGA
This window contains:
- the LOC126204048 gene encoding odorant receptor 43a-like, with the protein product MQPKDSVSNSGGVTVNFRSGDGVSKNKDDHCAQSTEFQGSIQTWKDTSQSVFKYNVRYLCLLGVWSLTHSQLYHLFSGTAFLLGLIHIGVAIFGSYLSRDNIEELTLMLANLFIVCGGVTKLVFFLKYRSMYRRLVLMTDEVTARQRSYCELDPALKSILTISQRLVARLTLFVPAYIATLSIVWVPMPLIAYSNERRLPFVQLPMVNEVSSSTYALLYVMQSVPSVLFFNIGFGVDVFFACLMINAATQLRLLFHRIRDLRIGGRDAVKSTGSFCSEFTERKNHERMYEELCTCIQIHQQLVRYLKFVGKAMDPIAMTQVVFSVLIACVTLFQATYSADSNAAFRCVAFLPTPGAQVFLYCWGAHDLMEQSEAVAEAAYSCAWVDASGRFKRALSLLMCRAQRSLVLTAGGLLQINRPTFISLLKASYSYYTLLGRINNR